A portion of the Lolium rigidum isolate FL_2022 chromosome 1, APGP_CSIRO_Lrig_0.1, whole genome shotgun sequence genome contains these proteins:
- the LOC124682378 gene encoding alpha carbonic anhydrase 7-like: MRSGRLAVSAALLFSAAVLLSAVPAARAQEETDREEEFSYSLDAENGPAHWGEIKEEWSACGKGSMQSPIDLASPRVSLVRHLGYLNHSYRPAQASIINRGHDIMLSFEGDAGSVSINGTVYYLKQLHWHSPTEHSVNGRRYDLELHMVHQSAENKAAVIGVFYEIGAHDAFLHQLEPYLEMIAEQKDREEKVGVMDPRGARGRASVYYRYMGSLTTPPCAEGVIWTIVRRVRTVSRPQLELLRAAVHDDMEKNARPRQEVNSRDISMFRPSQQGKR; encoded by the exons ATGCGTTCAGGTCGTCTCGCCGTCTCGGCGGCGCTCCTCTTCTCCGCCGCCGTCCTTCTCTCGGCCGTCCCGGCAGCCAGAGCCCAGGAGGAAACAG ATCGTGAGGAGGAATTCAGCTACTCGCTGGACGCGGAGAACGGGCCGGCGCACTGGGGCGAGATCAAGGAGGAGTGGTCGGCGTGCGGCAAGGGGTCGATGCAGTCGCCCATCGACCTCGCCAGCCCGCGCGTCTCCCTCGTGCGCCACCTCGGCTACCTCAACCACTCCTACCGCCCTGCCCAGGCCTCCATCATCAACCGTGGCCACGACATCATG CTGAGCTTCGAAGGCGACGCCGGGAGCGTGTCCATCAACGGCACCGTCTACTACCTCAAGCAGCTGCACTGGCACTCCCCCACCGAGCACAGCGTCAACGGCCGCCGGTACGACCTGGAGCTGCACATGGTGCACCAGAGCGCCGAGAATAAGGCGGCCGTCATCGGCGTCTTCTACGAGATCGGCGCCCACGACGCCTTCCTGCACCAG CTGGAGCCTTACCTGGAGATGATAGCAGAGCAGAAGGACAGGGAGGAGAAGGTGGGCGTGATGGATCCCCGGGGCGCCAGGGGCAGGGCCAGCGTCTACTACCGATACATGGGCTCCCTCACCACGCCGCCCTGCGCCGAAGGGGTCATCTGGACCATCGTCAGGAGG GTTCGCACCGTGTCGAGGCCCCAGCTGGAGCTTCTTCGGGCGGCCGTCCACGAC GATATGGAGAAGAACGCGAGGCCCCGGCAGGAGGTGAACAGCAGAGATATCAGCATGTTCCGGCCTTCTCAGCAGGGCAAACGTTGA